The proteins below come from a single Caulobacter segnis ATCC 21756 genomic window:
- a CDS encoding efflux RND transporter permease subunit → MASQLRVSAWAIKNPIPVAVVFIALIIAGVGCYLGLPVKQFPNVSFPAVTVTVTQSGAAPGEMETQITRPVEDAVASISNVKTIRSSVVQGASTTTIEFELGEDLQKATDEVRSKIDQVRQQLPREVDEPTVTRLEIDSAPIITYAVAAPTMSNTELSWFVDDTVTRTLQGQKGVAQVARVGGVGREINVIIDPARMAAFGVTAPQLNTALASFSVDAPGGRTVVGGREQTLRVLGAAQTLDELRALTIPTAGGRYVKLTDVAEVGQGAGEERGFARLDGKPVVAFQVMKTKESSDVQVEERVTKAIETLQAAQNGVTFTKIYSTVDDTRASFTATEHTLLEGMLLASLVVFLFLREWRATLITAIAMPVSLIPTFAFMAMVGFSLNVVTLLALTLVIGILVDDAIVEIENIEKRVSRGQRPFEAAMEGADAIGLAVVATTFSIVAVFVPVSYMPGTPGQFFKEFGLTVAVAVLFSLVVARFLTPLLAAYFLKPTKAPQPQKPFSGFYRRSLDWALDHKFLAFVLGGLITFGSLVGAGFLASIGVLAVGFQPPGNANYYYLKVQGPPGATTDDMDRTVQAITRSFRQREETAHVFAQVGSNIGSGWGGQSSADVRDATVTIVLHDKRDLRVTEIKQAVRASLRDIPDARVNLQSDWGAADVQMILTSEDGPALEKTALQLERDMRKLKTVADPRPSSPPSGPEILIRPRADEAARLGVSSADIATAARVATVGDIDANVAKMTQGERRVPIRVRLPRDERGDLESIKALLLPTKSGGFTRLDTVADVSFEAGPAKIDRFGRKRQLTVEADLAGGAQLGQALNEVNNTPTMKKLPAGVAPAAAGDQEAFVELFTGFAVALLSAIGLVYGVLVLLFRSFFKPVTILSALPLAISGALAALVVTGQSLSMPSLIGFLMLMGLAAKNSILLVEYVIEEERAGVSQRDAILDACRERARPIIMTTLAMMAGMLPTALGLGKGSEFRQPMAVAVIGGLITSTVLSLVLVPVVYEIVDDFEKWLAPKLSRLTTPREAKAQAEPIERA, encoded by the coding sequence ATGGCCTCGCAACTTCGCGTCTCCGCCTGGGCGATCAAGAACCCGATCCCGGTCGCGGTCGTCTTCATCGCCCTGATCATCGCCGGCGTCGGCTGCTATCTCGGCCTGCCGGTCAAGCAGTTCCCGAACGTCTCGTTCCCGGCCGTCACGGTCACCGTCACCCAGAGCGGCGCCGCGCCGGGCGAGATGGAGACCCAGATCACCCGTCCCGTCGAGGACGCGGTGGCCAGCATCTCCAACGTCAAGACGATCCGCTCGTCCGTGGTCCAGGGCGCCTCGACCACCACGATCGAGTTCGAGCTGGGCGAGGACCTGCAGAAGGCCACCGACGAGGTCCGCTCCAAGATCGACCAGGTCCGCCAGCAGCTCCCGCGCGAGGTGGACGAGCCGACGGTCACGCGCCTTGAGATCGACAGCGCGCCGATCATCACCTACGCCGTCGCCGCGCCGACCATGTCGAACACCGAGCTCTCGTGGTTCGTCGACGACACCGTCACCCGCACCCTGCAGGGCCAGAAGGGCGTCGCCCAGGTGGCCCGCGTCGGCGGGGTGGGCCGCGAGATCAACGTCATCATCGACCCCGCCCGCATGGCGGCCTTCGGCGTCACCGCGCCCCAGCTGAACACGGCCCTGGCCAGCTTCAGCGTCGACGCGCCCGGCGGTCGCACCGTGGTGGGCGGACGCGAGCAGACCCTGCGGGTGCTGGGCGCCGCCCAGACCCTGGACGAGCTGCGCGCCCTGACCATCCCCACCGCCGGCGGCCGCTATGTGAAGCTGACGGACGTGGCCGAGGTCGGCCAGGGCGCGGGCGAGGAGCGCGGCTTCGCGCGCCTCGACGGCAAGCCCGTCGTCGCCTTCCAGGTCATGAAGACCAAGGAGAGCAGCGACGTCCAGGTCGAGGAACGCGTCACCAAGGCGATCGAGACGCTGCAGGCCGCCCAGAACGGCGTGACCTTCACCAAGATCTACTCGACCGTCGACGACACCCGCGCCAGCTTCACGGCCACTGAGCATACCCTGCTGGAAGGCATGCTGCTGGCCTCGCTGGTGGTGTTCCTGTTCCTGCGCGAGTGGCGGGCGACCCTGATCACCGCCATCGCCATGCCGGTGTCGCTGATCCCGACCTTCGCCTTCATGGCCATGGTCGGGTTCTCGCTGAACGTCGTGACCCTGCTGGCCCTGACCCTGGTCATCGGCATTCTCGTGGACGACGCCATCGTCGAGATCGAGAACATCGAAAAGCGCGTCAGCAGAGGCCAGCGGCCGTTCGAGGCGGCGATGGAGGGCGCCGACGCCATCGGCCTGGCCGTGGTCGCGACCACCTTCTCGATCGTCGCCGTCTTCGTGCCGGTCTCGTACATGCCGGGCACGCCGGGCCAGTTCTTCAAGGAGTTCGGCCTGACCGTCGCCGTGGCGGTGCTGTTCTCGCTGGTCGTGGCCCGCTTCCTGACGCCGCTGCTGGCCGCCTATTTCCTGAAGCCGACCAAGGCGCCGCAACCGCAGAAGCCGTTCTCGGGCTTCTATCGCCGCTCGCTGGACTGGGCGCTGGACCACAAGTTCCTGGCCTTCGTGCTGGGCGGACTGATCACCTTCGGCTCGCTGGTCGGCGCCGGCTTCCTGGCCTCGATCGGGGTGCTGGCGGTCGGCTTCCAGCCGCCCGGCAACGCCAACTACTACTATCTGAAGGTCCAGGGCCCGCCCGGCGCGACGACCGACGACATGGACCGCACGGTCCAGGCCATCACCCGCAGCTTCCGCCAGCGCGAGGAGACCGCCCACGTCTTCGCCCAGGTCGGCTCGAACATCGGCAGCGGCTGGGGCGGCCAGAGCAGCGCCGACGTTCGCGACGCCACCGTCACCATCGTGCTGCACGACAAGCGCGACCTGCGCGTCACCGAGATCAAGCAGGCCGTCCGTGCGTCCCTGCGCGACATCCCCGACGCCCGCGTGAACCTGCAGAGCGACTGGGGCGCGGCCGACGTCCAGATGATCCTGACCTCCGAGGACGGCCCGGCGCTGGAGAAGACCGCCCTGCAGCTCGAGCGCGACATGCGCAAGCTGAAGACCGTCGCCGACCCGCGCCCCTCCAGCCCGCCCAGCGGTCCGGAGATCCTGATCCGCCCCCGCGCCGACGAGGCCGCGCGCCTCGGCGTCAGCTCGGCCGACATCGCCACGGCGGCTCGCGTGGCCACGGTCGGCGACATCGACGCCAACGTCGCCAAGATGACCCAGGGCGAGCGCCGGGTGCCGATCCGCGTGCGCCTGCCGCGCGACGAACGCGGCGACCTGGAGTCGATCAAGGCCCTGTTGCTGCCGACCAAGTCCGGCGGCTTCACGCGCCTGGACACCGTCGCCGACGTCAGCTTCGAGGCCGGCCCGGCCAAGATCGACCGCTTCGGCCGCAAGCGTCAGCTGACCGTCGAGGCCGACCTCGCCGGCGGCGCCCAGCTGGGCCAGGCGCTGAACGAGGTCAACAACACCCCGACGATGAAGAAACTGCCGGCCGGGGTCGCCCCCGCCGCCGCCGGCGACCAGGAGGCGTTCGTCGAGCTTTTCACCGGCTTCGCCGTCGCCCTGCTGTCGGCCATCGGCCTGGTCTACGGCGTGCTCGTCTTGCTGTTCCGCAGCTTCTTCAAGCCGGTGACCATCCTCTCGGCGCTGCCCTTGGCGATCAGCGGCGCCCTGGCCGCCCTGGTCGTCACCGGCCAGTCGCTGTCGATGCCCTCGCTGATCGGCTTCCTGATGCTGATGGGCCTGGCGGCCAAGAACTCGATCCTGCTGGTCGAGTACGTGATCGAGGAGGAGCGCGCGGGCGTCAGCCAGCGCGACGCCATCCTCGACGCCTGCCGCGAGCGGGCCCGGCCGATCATCATGACCACCCTGGCGATGATGGCCGGCATGCTCCCCACGGCCCTGGGCCTGGGCAAGGGCTCGGAGTTCCGCCAGCCGATGGCCGTGGCCGTGATCGGCGGCCTGATCACCTCGACAGTGCTGTCGCTGGTCTTGGTCCCGGTGGTCTACGAGATCGTCGACGACTTCGAGAAGTGGCTGGCCCCGAAGCTCTCGCGCCTGACGACGCCGCGCGAGGCGAAGGCCCAAGCCGAGCCAATCGAGCGGGCCTAG